Proteins encoded together in one Candidatus Sulfotelmatobacter sp. window:
- the nuoI gene encoding NADH-quinone oxidoreductase subunit NuoI, with the protein MPVLKNIAAIAKGMSITFMEMFQPTTVENYPDGKGPLRGARIEARFRGAHVLQRDENGLEKCVACFLCAAACPSNCIYIEAAENTAENRVSGAERYAKVYNIDYNRCIFCGYCVEACPTDAITHGHGFELATFNASNLVYRKEQMLAPRPAHMGANIVFNQADVDGGAPKEMVHGS; encoded by the coding sequence ATGCCGGTTCTGAAGAACATCGCGGCGATTGCCAAGGGCATGAGCATCACCTTCATGGAGATGTTCCAGCCGACGACGGTGGAGAATTATCCCGATGGGAAGGGACCGCTGCGCGGAGCGCGCATCGAGGCGCGTTTTCGCGGCGCCCACGTTCTACAGCGCGATGAAAATGGACTGGAAAAATGCGTCGCCTGCTTCCTGTGTGCCGCCGCCTGTCCGTCGAATTGCATTTACATCGAGGCCGCCGAGAACACGGCGGAGAATCGCGTGAGCGGCGCCGAACGCTACGCCAAGGTCTACAACATCGATTACAACCGCTGCATTTTTTGCGGCTATTGCGTGGAAGCGTGCCCGACTGACGCGATAACCCACGGGCATGGATTCGAGCTGGCTACTTTCAACGCCAGTAACCTGGTCTATCGTAAGGAGCAAATGCTGGCCCCCCGGCCAGCGCACATGGGAGCCAACATCGTATTCAATCAGGCCGACGTGGACGGCGGGGCTCCGAAAGAGATGGTGCACGGGAGCTAA